Proteins encoded within one genomic window of Myxococcota bacterium:
- a CDS encoding alanine racemase, with product MRVADLTTPALLVDAETLEHNLATMAKALPGARLRPHVKAHKCTSLAKRQAAHGHRTFTCATVREVEGMAAAGLGDDLLLANEVVDASRLGRVDAR from the coding sequence CCCCTGCACTCCTCGTCGACGCCGAGACGCTCGAGCACAACCTCGCGACGATGGCCAAAGCGCTGCCCGGGGCGCGCCTGCGGCCCCACGTGAAGGCGCACAAGTGCACATCGCTCGCGAAGCGCCAGGCCGCCCACGGCCATCGCACCTTCACCTGCGCGACGGTGCGGGAGGTCGAGGGCATGGCCGCCGCCGGACTCGGCGACGACCTGCTGCTCGCCAATGAAGTCGTCGACGCCAGCCGGTTGGGCCGCGTCGATGCGCG